From one Ammospiza caudacuta isolate bAmmCau1 chromosome 8, bAmmCau1.pri, whole genome shotgun sequence genomic stretch:
- the LOC131560846 gene encoding baculoviral IAP repeat-containing protein 5.1-like, whose translation MERLLQELSSASKLLIDYKEMYEYENRLKTFTKWPFQENCRCTPENMAKAGFIHCPSASEPDIAKCFFCLLELVGWEPNDDPWEEHTKRHTCDFLALPKHFDDLTMEEYYMLELTRLKTFIRKVGNRTINAFEEEVAATRQRLLNYFGSGASPPALPPVEDEPAAQEPGGSAAGPKEPRTSEL comes from the exons AtggagaggctgctgcaggagctcagctcagcctcCAAGCTCTTAATTGACTATAAGGAGATGTATGAGTATGAGAACCGTCTGAAAACCTTCACCAAGTGGCCCTTCCAGGAAAACTGCAGGTGCACTCCAGAGAAT ATGGCAAAGGCTGGCTTCATCCACTGCCCAAGTGCAAGTGAACCAGATATagcaaaatgtttcttttgcttGTTAGAACTGGTGGGCTGGGAACCAAATGATGACCCATG GGAGGAACACACCAAACGTCACACCTGTGACTTTTTAGCCCTTCCCAAGCACTTTGATGATCTGACAATGGAGGAGTACTACATGCTGGAGCTGACACGGCTGAAGACCTTCATT CGCAAAGTTGGCAACCGCACAATCAACGCTTTTGAAGAAGAAGTCGCGGCGAcgaggcagaggctgctgaatTACTTCGGCTCCGGAGCCTCGCCGCCGGCACTGCCGCCTGTCGAGGATGagcctgcagcccaggagccGGGAGGCTCAGCTGCCGGCCCCAAGGAGCCCAGGACAAGTGAGCTGTGA